In one window of Tellurirhabdus rosea DNA:
- a CDS encoding penicillin acylase family protein encodes MRYILLLWSSLLSFPLLAQAVINPSAVTIARDRWGVPHIFAKTDPEVAYGLAWAHAEDDFKTIQLVALPAKGLLGRHLGRDGAAIDYVVELLRAHELVEQQYDTRLSPEFKALIAGYLQGLNDYARAHPDEVLVKGLFPVTPKEYMAAVVLSLSVISGVDEVLKAVFAGKVQLAPFRAAGSNAFAISGRRTTDGQTYLAINSHQPLEGPVAWYEAHLCSEQGWNMLGGLFPGGPVIFHGVNENLGWAHTVNYQDKIDVYQLEMNPANDRQYRFDDQWVTLEEKTVRLRVKGLPIAVGRKAYWSRYGATVKTDKGVFAIRMGANMDLRGIEQWYRMNKARNFAEFYRALKMLAIPGFNIVYADRTDTIFYLSNGKMPLRNPGYNWKETLPGNTSKTLWTAFHPLSDLPQLLNPPSGFVFNTNNTPFNATGPADNLKPRGFDPTMGYERLDNNRSRRFSDLMQEQGKVSYEAFKRIKYDLQLPDSLHYSIDVNGLFRLNPASYPDISDVIDTLRTWNRTATADSRGAALFLLFYQYWRDRSDELTGKRLSPDQHAEGLRYAKAYCKKHFGRSEVTLGELQKLVRGDRVQPQSGIPDVLAAMHAEPYKNGQLKAVAGESYIQLVRFPHNGLPIIETVNCFGASNRPDSPHYADQMDLFGQQKTKPMTLDKATVLKEAVRVYQPGAVQP; translated from the coding sequence TACGGCCTGGCGTGGGCGCATGCCGAGGACGATTTCAAAACGATTCAGCTGGTGGCGCTCCCGGCCAAAGGGCTACTCGGGCGACATCTCGGGCGCGACGGCGCGGCCATCGACTACGTCGTCGAACTCCTGCGGGCGCACGAACTGGTCGAACAGCAGTACGATACCCGCCTGTCGCCGGAGTTCAAAGCCCTGATTGCCGGCTATCTGCAGGGACTGAACGATTATGCCCGAGCGCATCCCGACGAGGTGCTCGTCAAAGGGCTTTTCCCGGTCACACCGAAGGAATATATGGCGGCGGTGGTGCTGTCGTTGTCCGTTATTTCCGGCGTAGACGAGGTGTTGAAGGCGGTTTTTGCAGGGAAAGTACAACTGGCTCCGTTCAGGGCGGCGGGTTCCAATGCCTTTGCGATCAGCGGACGCCGCACCACGGACGGGCAGACCTACCTGGCCATCAATTCGCACCAGCCCCTCGAAGGCCCCGTGGCCTGGTACGAAGCTCATCTGTGCAGCGAACAGGGCTGGAACATGCTCGGCGGACTGTTTCCGGGCGGTCCGGTGATTTTTCACGGCGTCAATGAAAACCTCGGTTGGGCGCATACCGTCAATTATCAGGACAAAATCGACGTCTACCAACTGGAAATGAACCCGGCTAACGACCGGCAGTACCGCTTCGACGACCAATGGGTAACGCTGGAAGAAAAAACGGTCCGGCTCCGGGTGAAGGGCCTGCCCATTGCCGTTGGCCGAAAGGCGTACTGGAGCCGCTACGGGGCGACGGTCAAAACCGACAAGGGCGTTTTTGCCATACGGATGGGGGCCAACATGGACCTGCGGGGCATCGAACAGTGGTACCGGATGAACAAAGCCCGCAATTTCGCTGAATTCTACCGGGCGCTGAAAATGCTGGCGATCCCCGGCTTCAACATCGTGTACGCCGACCGGACCGATACGATTTTTTACCTCAGTAACGGGAAAATGCCGCTTCGGAATCCCGGCTACAACTGGAAGGAAACTCTGCCCGGCAATACCTCCAAAACGCTCTGGACCGCTTTTCACCCGCTCAGCGATCTGCCGCAACTGCTCAATCCGCCCAGCGGGTTCGTGTTCAATACCAACAATACCCCGTTTAACGCCACCGGCCCGGCCGATAACCTCAAACCCCGCGGTTTTGACCCGACCATGGGCTACGAGCGCCTGGACAACAACCGAAGCCGCCGTTTCTCGGACCTGATGCAGGAGCAGGGAAAAGTCAGCTACGAAGCCTTCAAACGCATCAAATACGATTTGCAACTGCCGGACAGCCTGCATTACAGCATCGACGTAAACGGCCTGTTCCGGCTAAACCCGGCTAGCTATCCCGACATCAGCGACGTCATCGACACGCTCCGGACCTGGAACCGCACTGCAACCGCCGACAGCCGGGGGGCCGCACTCTTTCTGCTGTTTTATCAGTACTGGCGCGACAGAAGCGACGAACTGACCGGTAAGCGCCTGTCGCCGGACCAGCACGCGGAAGGGTTGCGGTACGCGAAGGCGTATTGCAAAAAGCACTTTGGACGGTCGGAGGTCACGCTGGGCGAACTGCAGAAACTCGTTCGCGGCGACCGGGTACAACCGCAGTCGGGCATCCCGGATGTGCTGGCCGCCATGCACGCCGAGCCGTACAAAAACGGACAACTGAAAGCCGTTGCCGGTGAATCGTACATCCAGTTGGTCCGATTTCCGCACAACGGGCTGCCCATTATCGAAACGGTCAACTGCTTCGGGGCAAGCAATCGGCCGGACAGCCCGCATTATGCCGATCAGATGGACCTGTTCGGGCAGCAGAAAACCAAGCCCATGACGCTGGACAAGGCGACCGTGCTGAAAGAAGCCGTGCGCGTGTACCAGCCGGGGGCCGTTCAGCCTTAA
- a CDS encoding D-2-hydroxyacid dehydrogenase, which produces MKITYLDAYALNPGDLDWAPLETLGDVTFYDRTAPEELLARAAEADLLLVNKIRFSAETLAQLPRLRYIGVTATGYDIIDVKAARERGITVTNVKGYSTESVAQHTFALLLELAYRTSVHEASVRAGDWGRQPDFCYWKTPLVELAGKTLGLVGYGDIGRRVADIGRAFGMNILVNRRDTSEALPEGRQYADLATVFAESDVVSLHCPMTADNRGFVNRERLSTLKPTAYLINTSRGGLINEPDLAEALNAGRLAGAGLDVLTQEPPVSGSPLIGAKNCVLTPHIAWASREARQRLLLLAAENIKAFLEGRPKNVVN; this is translated from the coding sequence TTGAAAATAACTTACCTCGACGCGTACGCCCTCAATCCCGGCGACCTTGACTGGGCACCGCTGGAAACGCTCGGCGACGTGACCTTCTACGACCGTACCGCGCCCGAAGAACTGCTCGCCCGGGCTGCGGAAGCCGACCTGCTGCTGGTCAACAAGATTCGCTTTTCGGCGGAAACGCTGGCCCAGTTGCCCCGCCTGCGTTACATCGGCGTCACGGCTACGGGCTACGACATTATCGACGTAAAAGCCGCCCGGGAGCGGGGAATTACGGTGACAAACGTGAAAGGATACAGTACGGAATCGGTCGCCCAGCACACCTTTGCGCTGCTGCTTGAACTGGCCTACCGTACGTCCGTGCATGAGGCCAGCGTCCGGGCGGGCGACTGGGGTCGTCAGCCGGATTTTTGCTACTGGAAAACGCCGCTGGTCGAACTGGCCGGAAAAACGCTCGGGCTGGTTGGGTACGGAGATATTGGGCGGCGGGTGGCCGACATTGGCCGGGCTTTTGGTATGAACATTCTGGTCAACCGCCGCGATACCTCGGAAGCTTTGCCCGAAGGCAGGCAATACGCCGATCTGGCCACCGTTTTCGCCGAAAGTGACGTCGTGTCGCTGCATTGCCCGATGACGGCCGACAACCGCGGCTTTGTCAATCGGGAACGGCTAAGCACCCTGAAACCGACGGCTTACCTGATCAATACCAGCCGCGGCGGACTCATCAACGAGCCGGACCTGGCCGAAGCGCTTAACGCCGGTCGTCTGGCGGGAGCGGGCCTCGATGTGCTGACGCAGGAGCCGCCCGTTTCGGGCAGTCCGCTGATTGGCGCCAAGAACTGCGTGCTCACCCCGCACATCGCCTGGGCAAGCCGGGAGGCCCGCCAGCGCCTGCTGCTGCTGGCCGCTGAAAATATAAAAGCCTTCCTGGAAGGAAGGCCGAAGAATGTGGTAAATTAG
- a CDS encoding MerR family transcriptional regulator, whose amino-acid sequence MSNYSIKDLEQLSGIKAHTLRIWEQRYNIIAPKRTDTNIRTYDDQDLKLVLNISLLKDHGYKISEISRMTADEMAREVITISDKKLNYPDQIHALTISMIDLDEDRFEKIVSTNILQFGFENTMIHIIYPFLSRIGTLWVTGSIGPAQEHFITNLIRQKIIVAIDGQVSKQRPSAKKYLLYLPEGEMHEISLLFANYIIRARYNKVVYLGQSLPFNELAFACEVHKPDYIFTAITSVPSNHEVQPYIERMSKQFPHSQLLLTGYQVVGQDITLPTNATVINNIEDLIRIASV is encoded by the coding sequence ATGAGTAATTACTCCATAAAAGATTTAGAGCAGCTTTCCGGTATCAAAGCGCACACGCTTCGTATCTGGGAACAGCGGTACAACATCATTGCACCCAAACGGACGGACACCAACATCCGGACGTACGACGATCAGGACCTGAAGCTGGTTCTGAACATCTCGCTTCTGAAAGATCACGGTTATAAAATCTCTGAAATTTCGCGCATGACGGCCGACGAGATGGCCCGCGAGGTGATTACCATTTCCGACAAAAAACTTAACTACCCCGATCAGATTCATGCCCTGACGATTTCGATGATTGATCTTGACGAAGATCGTTTCGAAAAGATCGTCAGTACCAACATTCTGCAGTTCGGCTTTGAGAACACGATGATTCATATCATCTACCCGTTCCTGAGCCGAATTGGAACGCTCTGGGTGACGGGCTCCATCGGGCCGGCGCAGGAGCATTTCATTACGAACCTGATTCGTCAGAAAATCATCGTCGCTATCGACGGGCAGGTGAGCAAGCAGCGGCCCAGCGCCAAAAAGTACCTGCTTTATCTACCGGAAGGCGAAATGCACGAAATCAGCCTGCTGTTTGCCAACTATATCATCCGGGCTCGCTACAATAAAGTAGTGTATCTCGGGCAGAGCCTGCCTTTCAACGAACTGGCCTTCGCCTGCGAAGTGCACAAGCCCGACTATATCTTTACCGCCATTACGTCGGTGCCGAGCAACCACGAGGTACAGCCCTATATTGAACGCATGTCAAAGCAGTTTCCGCATTCTCAATTGCTGCTTACGGGTTACCAGGTCGTAGGACAGGACATCACCCTGCCCACCAACGCCACAGTGATCAACAACATTGAGGATTTGATTCGGATTGCAAGTGTGTGA
- a CDS encoding carotenoid biosynthesis protein, whose protein sequence is MFDAQPHPSRYYRPALIFLSLAYLAGLIGLQTPAASALFRMLVPANLLVSAGLLLAFHTDWNRPFLFYCLLALLVGFWVEVLGVKTGFVFGTYAYGPTLGWKWLDVPLIIGVNWLVLTYCCGTLCDRLSFPVYLKAILAASLMVLLDLFIEPVAIQLDFWTWFGADIPIRNYLGWWIVSLILFSFWYGLPFRKQNPLALPLLLLQFLFFVGGCLFNFLS, encoded by the coding sequence ATGTTCGACGCCCAGCCCCATCCTTCACGTTATTACCGCCCCGCGTTGATTTTTCTGAGTCTGGCGTATCTGGCCGGTCTCATCGGCCTCCAGACTCCCGCGGCTTCGGCCCTGTTCAGGATGCTGGTTCCGGCGAATCTGCTGGTATCGGCCGGCTTACTGCTCGCTTTTCATACCGACTGGAACCGGCCTTTTCTGTTTTACTGTCTGCTGGCGTTGCTGGTTGGTTTCTGGGTGGAGGTACTGGGCGTCAAGACGGGGTTTGTGTTTGGAACCTATGCCTACGGCCCCACGCTGGGCTGGAAATGGCTGGATGTCCCGCTGATCATCGGCGTCAACTGGCTTGTGCTGACGTACTGCTGCGGCACGCTCTGCGACCGGCTTTCCTTCCCGGTTTACCTCAAAGCCATTCTGGCCGCCTCGCTGATGGTGCTGCTCGACCTGTTTATTGAGCCCGTTGCCATTCAGCTGGACTTCTGGACCTGGTTCGGCGCCGACATTCCCATTCGGAATTACCTCGGCTGGTGGATCGTTTCCCTCATTCTTTTTTCCTTCTGGTACGGACTTCCCTTCCGGAAACAAAACCCGCTGGCTCTTCCCCTCCTGCTGCTCCAGTTTTTATTTTTTGTGGGAGGATGTCTGTTTAACTTTTTGTCGTAA
- a CDS encoding superoxide dismutase, translated as MAFELAPLPYPSNALEPNIDQQTMEIHHGRHHNTYVTNLNNAVNGTDLAEKSLEDLLAEVSKYPVAVRNNGGGHWNHTFFWNIMSPNGGGQPTGQLAEAINAKFGSFDALKEEFAKAATGRFGSGWAWLIVTENGELAITSTPNQDNPLMDVADQKGTPILGLDVWEHAYYLKYQNKRPDYIAAWWNVVDWNAANQRFQKAKA; from the coding sequence ATGGCCTTTGAATTAGCCCCACTGCCCTACCCCAGCAACGCTCTGGAACCGAATATCGACCAGCAGACCATGGAAATTCACCACGGTCGTCACCACAACACCTACGTGACCAACCTCAACAATGCCGTCAACGGGACGGATTTGGCGGAAAAATCGCTGGAAGACCTGCTGGCTGAGGTGAGCAAATATCCGGTTGCCGTGCGGAACAATGGCGGGGGACACTGGAACCATACTTTTTTCTGGAACATCATGTCGCCCAACGGCGGAGGTCAGCCGACCGGCCAGCTGGCCGAGGCCATCAACGCCAAATTCGGTTCGTTCGACGCGCTGAAGGAAGAGTTTGCCAAAGCGGCAACGGGCCGGTTCGGCTCGGGCTGGGCGTGGCTGATCGTGACGGAAAACGGCGAGCTGGCCATCACCTCCACTCCGAACCAGGACAACCCGCTGATGGACGTAGCCGACCAGAAGGGCACGCCGATTCTGGGCCTGGACGTTTGGGAACACGCCTACTACCTGAAATACCAGAACAAACGCCCCGATTATATCGCCGCCTGGTGGAACGTCGTTGACTGGAATGCGGCCAATCAGCGCTTCCAAAAGGCAAAAGCCTGA
- a CDS encoding nucleoside deaminase: protein MFTDEYFMALALQLAEQAGEEGEIPVGAVVACKNRIVGKGYNQTERLKDVTAHAELLAVTAAAQYLDSKYLPDCTLYVTLEPCVMCAGALFWSQIGRIVVAAPDPKRGYSRLEPSPLHPKTRLTTGVLAEESLQLLTKFFKRLRT, encoded by the coding sequence ATGTTCACCGACGAATACTTTATGGCGCTGGCCCTTCAACTGGCCGAACAGGCGGGCGAGGAAGGGGAAATTCCGGTCGGGGCGGTTGTGGCGTGCAAAAACCGGATCGTCGGGAAAGGGTACAACCAGACCGAGCGACTGAAGGACGTGACCGCGCACGCAGAACTGCTGGCCGTCACGGCGGCGGCCCAGTATCTGGACTCGAAATACCTGCCCGACTGCACGCTGTATGTTACGCTGGAGCCCTGCGTCATGTGCGCCGGGGCTTTGTTCTGGTCGCAGATCGGGCGAATTGTGGTGGCCGCTCCCGATCCCAAACGGGGTTACAGCCGGCTGGAACCGTCCCCGCTGCATCCCAAAACCCGGCTCACCACGGGCGTTCTGGCCGAAGAAAGTCTACAACTGCTCACGAAGTTTTTTAAGCGCCTAAGAACATAA
- a CDS encoding Ig-like domain-containing protein: MNTASGCESPRASITVTVTATPGPPAVTSPVTYCANQPASPLTATGSGTLNWYTTATGGTASATAPTPPTSATGTSNYYVSQTVSGCEGPRATIAVIVNAVPPAPTAPASVTLCQNGSAAPLTAVAIGGGTLRWYGTNASGGTASGTAPTPDVATAGDVTYYVSQLVNGCESPRAGILVSVKPQPTAPTVAAIAVCQNTTPVSLTATASAGGTLNWYGTSATGGTPSAVAPAPPTGTVGTTNYYVSQTGANGCESPRAVLAFRVKATPVAPGVTPAEFCLNQQNVPALTATGSGTLNWYTTATGGTASATAPTPPTSATGVTTYYVSQTQEGCEGPRAGLAVTIKQLPVAPTVPASVTFCQNGASAPLSAVASTSGTLNWYGTNATGGTASPTAPTPVVTSAVDANYYVSQTVNGCEGPRASLPVSVKPQPVAPTVAAITVCQRSPVVALTATATGGGTLNWYGTNPTGGTASSTAPAVTTNEVQTTNYYVSQTGTNSCESPRATLTYRVKPTPLPPGVAAVEYCQNQPNIPALTASASAGTNLNWYGTSETGGSPSASAPVPQNTNPVTTTYFVSQTLDGCESPRAGLAVRIKPLPAAPGVTDFRLCQFDEPRQVSAQGQNLKWFNNFGDQFGSTPVATTEEGRTLVYQVSQTVEGCEGPKATLTVTIQTTPLPQVATPVVYCQNTTAQPLSATGVQGGRFVWTDPYGNVTEVAPVPPTLNATTGEFFYKVAQIGPNGCKSANVNIRFIVNPPPTASVSGPASINLGQPASLTITFTSVPPFSYTLSDGSNGTSDTPQKVVTLTPTQSTLYRVTSVSNVCGVGLPGTNANVNVRIPTITTTALTAGTVCAGTQIQVGFTFTGEFNAGNAFRVQMARDTAFAAPIDISAGTPQAGLITATVPTTAVQGLYYVRVIASNPSIPVPGRRSPTVLDVRALPVATLTGTRDIYEGESAQLSFQFTGDGPWQVSYNDSLRTQQFQTNANPHVLTVTPARTTTFRLTSVANNCGPGTVTGVATIRVLAVLGLEPNPLHTAVQAYPVPVSSELTVDISLDLQQEPAKIQLVDQSGRPAMQTTTRQRQTKLDLSGQPSGLYFLQVQVGEHTTVRKVLKQ, from the coding sequence GTGAATACGGCGAGCGGCTGCGAAAGCCCCCGGGCCTCGATTACCGTAACCGTGACGGCCACGCCGGGGCCTCCCGCCGTGACCAGCCCCGTCACGTACTGCGCTAACCAGCCCGCCAGCCCGCTGACCGCCACCGGAAGCGGCACGCTGAACTGGTACACGACGGCTACGGGCGGCACCGCCTCGGCTACTGCTCCTACGCCACCCACCAGCGCGACGGGCACGAGCAACTACTACGTGAGCCAGACGGTTTCGGGTTGTGAAGGCCCCCGGGCGACCATTGCCGTCATTGTGAATGCGGTCCCTCCGGCGCCCACGGCCCCGGCCTCGGTCACGCTCTGTCAGAATGGCTCCGCAGCTCCTTTGACTGCCGTTGCCATCGGCGGCGGCACGCTGCGCTGGTACGGAACGAACGCATCCGGCGGAACCGCTTCAGGCACGGCTCCTACACCCGATGTAGCCACAGCCGGCGACGTGACTTATTACGTCTCTCAACTTGTCAACGGTTGCGAAAGCCCACGGGCCGGCATTCTGGTCAGCGTCAAACCGCAGCCGACGGCTCCCACGGTAGCAGCCATCGCGGTTTGCCAGAACACAACGCCGGTTAGTCTTACGGCTACGGCCTCGGCGGGCGGTACGCTCAACTGGTACGGCACCAGTGCTACCGGCGGCACTCCCTCGGCTGTCGCGCCCGCGCCACCGACCGGAACAGTAGGCACCACAAATTACTACGTGAGTCAGACCGGTGCGAACGGCTGTGAAAGTCCCCGGGCGGTTCTGGCTTTCCGCGTCAAGGCGACTCCGGTAGCTCCGGGCGTCACTCCCGCCGAGTTTTGTCTGAATCAACAGAACGTTCCGGCGCTGACCGCCACCGGAAGCGGCACGCTGAACTGGTACACGACGGCCACCGGCGGCACCGCCTCGGCCACCGCTCCCACGCCGCCGACCAGCGCCACCGGCGTAACGACCTATTACGTTTCGCAGACCCAAGAAGGCTGTGAAGGCCCCCGCGCCGGACTGGCGGTAACCATCAAGCAACTGCCCGTCGCGCCGACGGTTCCGGCTTCGGTGACGTTCTGTCAGAATGGAGCTTCGGCCCCGCTTTCGGCAGTAGCAAGCACCAGCGGCACGCTGAACTGGTACGGCACCAACGCCACGGGCGGCACGGCTTCCCCCACCGCTCCCACGCCGGTAGTCACTTCGGCTGTAGATGCCAATTATTACGTATCTCAGACGGTCAATGGCTGCGAAGGCCCCCGGGCAAGCCTGCCGGTCAGCGTAAAACCCCAGCCGGTCGCGCCGACAGTTGCGGCGATCACCGTTTGTCAGCGCAGCCCGGTTGTCGCCCTGACGGCAACGGCGACGGGCGGCGGCACGCTGAACTGGTACGGAACGAATCCTACGGGCGGCACGGCTTCTTCCACCGCTCCGGCCGTAACGACCAACGAGGTTCAGACGACCAATTATTACGTGAGCCAGACCGGCACCAATAGTTGCGAAAGCCCGCGGGCGACGCTGACTTACCGTGTGAAGCCGACGCCGCTGCCGCCGGGTGTAGCGGCCGTCGAATATTGTCAGAACCAGCCGAATATTCCGGCCCTGACTGCTTCGGCCTCGGCGGGAACGAATCTGAACTGGTACGGTACCAGCGAAACGGGCGGTTCGCCTTCCGCTTCGGCTCCGGTTCCGCAAAACACCAACCCGGTTACGACGACCTACTTCGTTTCCCAGACGCTGGATGGCTGCGAAAGTCCCCGCGCCGGACTGGCTGTTCGCATTAAACCGCTTCCCGCCGCGCCCGGTGTGACCGATTTCCGGCTTTGCCAGTTCGACGAGCCGCGTCAGGTTTCGGCTCAGGGACAGAATCTAAAGTGGTTCAATAATTTCGGTGACCAGTTTGGAAGTACCCCCGTAGCCACTACGGAAGAGGGCCGAACACTCGTTTATCAGGTTAGCCAGACCGTCGAAGGGTGTGAAGGGCCGAAAGCTACGCTGACGGTTACCATCCAGACAACGCCGCTGCCGCAGGTAGCCACGCCGGTTGTCTATTGCCAGAACACTACGGCTCAGCCGCTTTCGGCAACGGGTGTTCAGGGCGGCCGGTTTGTCTGGACCGATCCATACGGCAACGTAACGGAAGTGGCTCCGGTGCCGCCGACGCTGAACGCCACCACGGGCGAATTCTTTTACAAAGTGGCCCAGATTGGTCCCAACGGCTGTAAAAGTGCGAACGTCAACATTCGCTTTATCGTAAACCCGCCGCCGACGGCCAGCGTCAGTGGGCCCGCTTCCATCAACCTGGGCCAGCCCGCTTCGCTGACGATCACGTTTACCAGCGTTCCGCCGTTCAGCTACACGCTTTCGGATGGCAGCAACGGCACCTCGGATACCCCGCAGAAAGTGGTAACGCTGACCCCTACCCAATCGACGCTTTACCGGGTAACCAGCGTCAGCAACGTCTGCGGCGTGGGTCTGCCGGGCACCAACGCAAACGTCAACGTCCGCATTCCGACGATCACGACCACGGCCCTGACCGCCGGAACGGTCTGCGCGGGAACGCAGATACAGGTCGGCTTTACCTTTACGGGTGAGTTTAACGCCGGAAATGCCTTCCGGGTGCAGATGGCCCGCGATACGGCTTTCGCAGCGCCGATTGACATATCAGCGGGAACCCCGCAGGCGGGACTCATTACGGCTACCGTTCCGACGACGGCGGTGCAGGGTCTGTACTACGTCCGGGTGATTGCCAGCAACCCGTCGATTCCGGTGCCGGGCCGCCGTAGTCCGACCGTGCTCGATGTGCGCGCCCTGCCCGTGGCGACGCTGACCGGGACCCGGGACATCTACGAAGGCGAAAGTGCCCAGTTGAGCTTTCAGTTTACGGGCGACGGCCCCTGGCAGGTGAGTTACAACGACAGTCTGCGCACGCAACAGTTCCAGACCAATGCCAATCCGCACGTACTGACGGTCACGCCGGCCCGCACGACCACCTTCCGGCTCACGTCCGTGGCTAACAACTGCGGCCCGGGTACCGTAACCGGGGTAGCGACCATCCGGGTGCTGGCGGTTCTCGGCCTGGAACCCAATCCGCTCCACACGGCCGTTCAGGCGTATCCGGTGCCGGTTTCGAGCGAACTGACCGTGGATATTTCGCTGGATCTGCAGCAGGAGCCCGCCAAAATTCAACTGGTGGACCAGAGCGGCCGCCCGGCGATGCAGACGACGACCCGCCAGCGCCAGACCAAACTGGACCTGAGCGGCCAGCCGTCCGGCCTCTACTTCCTGCAGGTGCAGGTTGGCGAGCACACGACGGTGCGGAAAGTGCTGAAGCAATAA